The sequence CCCACGGCGTACTGGCCATCGGGGGGTTCGGGCTGCTCGTGGGCTGGGTGGTCTCCGTACTCTACGAGGGGCCTCTGCTCTATGCCCTGGCCGAGAGCAAGGCGGTGGATGGCCGAGCCCTGAATGCGGCCAACCTCCTCATGCTCGCCGCCGGGCTTCTCGGGGCCATCCCGATCAGAGTGTCTTCGCCGGGGAATTGCCGCAGGCTCCTGGCGGGCGGTGCGGCCGCCTGTTTGACCGGGACGTTGCTGTTGCCGATCATGCCGGGTCGCTTCCTGTACGCTCACCTCCCCCTGCTCGCCCTGGTCGCCGGCGCCTCGATGACCGGGTGGGGGCATCTGCTCAAAGCCGCAGTGCCCAGGTCTGGCCGTTCGCTTATCGCGCCCGTGGCCATGACCCTGGCCTGCGCCGTACTGACCTCGACCCACGCCCTGACCGCGCTGGCGGCTCCGCGCGCCGGGTTCGCCCTGGCTGTAGCGACCCTGACCGCATACGCGCTGCTCCTGCTCAGGCTGAAGGTTCCGGACAAGACCTCCTGTCCCCCCAAGCTGGATTCACCCGGATACGTCATTCGTCATTTTCTGGTCCTGTACCTGTCCATCTTTCTCATCACCCTGAACGCGGGTTTCATGTTCCAGGCCGTATACCCGCTGTTCGCCCGGCATCTGGTCCTGTCCAGCCTGTACACCAATGTTCCGTATGTGGCCGCGGTCCTGGTCTGTGCGTCCCTGCCGGGCTTCAAGCGCCTGCAGACCCTGTACGGCGGGCTCGCCCTGTGGGGCTTTTCGCTCATCCTGCTGACCAACCTGGACCGGTCCGCCACCTCCTTTCTGCTGGTCATAACCGGCATGCTTTTCGCTGCCGGTCTGTTCGACTACTTCTGGTGGTCCATCTTCACCACAGACCTCGACTCGATGAACAATCCGGCCACCCTGACAGGCTCCATCCTGGCGGCCTCCATTCTCGGCTCCCTGGCGGGCGGACAGCTGACCAACCTGCTCGCCGAAAACGGCATGGCTCCTTTCGAATTGGCCCAGTGGGGGCTCGGTGCCATCCTGGTGAACATGGTCCTCATCGGCGCGGTCAACAAACGGCTGGGCCCGATTTTGATCAACCAGCAATTTCTGGAGGAGGACCAGGGTCCCACTGCCGAAGAACAACGGCTGGAAATGGTCCGCGAAAAACTTTCGCCCCGAGAAATGGACGTCTTCCTGCTCCTGCGCGAAGGCTGCGCCAACAAGGACGTCTGCGAAACTCTGCACATCTCCATCAACACCGTGAAGACGCACAACCGCAAGATCTTCGCCAAGCTCGGCCTGCGCGATCGGGCCGACCTGCAGCACCAGTTCCCGCCTGCCAGACTGCCCAATTGAGCCCCCGGTCCGGCGGAGCCATTCAATATCAGCCAAATCACCCCTCATTCACCCTTGTTATAGCCCGCTCACTATGGTTAGCTCCAGAGTGCGGCAATGTGTTGAATCTAACCATTGAGAGGTGACACATGAACAAACCCGGCCCGAAGTCCGCCATGCGGACATGGCTACCGGCAACGGCTCTGGCATTCCTGCTTGTGCTCCCCGTTCAAACCGCCTTCGGCTATGGAGGTGGAGGAGGCGGTGGTGGCGATGTGGGCGGCACATCCAGCGAAGCCTCGACCCCGCCCACGGGCTACACACCGGCAGCCTCCGGCAGCACCATATCCGGAAGCAGCCTCTCCGGAGTGACCATCTCCAACGATTGGGCCGCGGGGCAGACTGCGGAGGAGTCGGCTTTGGAACAGGCCTCCTACGATGCGTTCACGGACGCTATCAGCCAGGAGGGAATGGAGACCATGGAGCAGGAGCAGGCTAACGCCTCCCAGATGCTGTCAGAGGAAGAGTCGCAGGCCGCAGCGGAGGCCGAGGCCCAGGCTCTGGCCGACAGGCACCAGGCGATCCATGACAGGCTCAACAACAACCCGGAGATGATTGAAAACTTCGAACAGGCCTACCCCACCCTGGAGCTGCAGGAACACTACATCGAGCTGACCGACAGGCTCCACGCCCTGAACAGTTCGCGCGGGGACAACCCCGACGACCCCTACGGCGGCCTGAGCATGGAGGAGCATGACGCCATGGAGAACGAGATCAAGCGTGACATCGAGCGCATGCACCACATCACCGTGGTCGACCCCGTCACCGACACCATCGAGGATACCCTCAACGCCACCCGCGACCTGGCGGTCACTGGTGCGCTGGCCTACGCGGGCACCGTACCCGGAATCATCGGCAGCGTGACCTACACCTACATCATGAGCGATGGGGACGAGGAGTCCACGGTCAAGGACGTTCGCAACAACACCATCTCGACCATCGGCGGCGCCATCCCCGGTCCGGTGGGCGCCGCCGTTCGGGTGACCGCGACCTACGGTCCCGGCGCAGTAGCCCTTGGCGAGGCCGTTACCCGCGACCGGACTCCGACCCTGGACAAATAAGGAGGCCAAAGATGCGTTTACACAAAACACTATCCATGGCCCTTACGGCTCCGCTCCTCTGTCTGTCCCTCTGCCTGATTCCGCCCCAGACGGCCTCCGCGCAAGGGCCGGACCCGGCCGAAGTGGACAAGGTCATATACCTGTCCGGAGCCCTGGGCAAAAGCTTCTGCGGGGAAGCCTATCAGTTCAGCCACGCGCAGGTGGCCTTCTCCCGCAAGGTCAAACCCAGCGGCTTTCTGTCCGCGAACAGGGCCCGCATGGCCGAGGTCCACGTCCTGGCCGACAACGGCTACAGGCTGACCGGTACCCTGACCTACGCCGACCCCCTGGGGCGCGAGGCCACCTATCTCTACAGCCTGGACTACGCGACCCTGGCCCCTGCCCGGTACCGCATCGACCAGGTCGGCATCACGACCTACGAGCCGCTCGCCCCCGCCATGGAGGCCTACTTCGTCCCTGCGGAAGCGATAGCGGCAAAAACGATGCAGGGCATGCCCACTGCGGACCTGCTGGCCTTTGCCCGCGCCCATGAGGACCGGGTGGAGCCGGGCGCGCAACCAAGCCCGGCACGGGACTACCACGTTCTGGTTTTCTGCATGCACCGGCTCAGGGACGGTGCGGTCTGGACCGTGTCGCACAACAACAGGCTGGGCCAATCCTGGTCGCGCGGCGACTGGCACGTGGCCGCCATCGACGCAACCGTGGCCCTGAACGGCACGCAAGACGAGATCTTCCCGGTCCACTACGGCCCGGGGGCGCGCTCTCCCCATCACGGGAAGCTCTACCCCGCGGGTGCGGTGGTCAGCCGCGCTCTGCCCGCACCATGGGAACATCCCGCCACCGCGCCATTGTCCTACAACGACTCCGCACGGTTGCGGAAACAGTTCAAGGCCCGGACCCTGCCCAACATGGCCCCGTAACCGCCAGAGGAGAAACAGCATGTGCACTATGATGAAATCATTGATTCTGGCGATCCTGAGCCTGCTTCTTCTGACCGGTTGCATCGCCTCCAAAACCGACTCCGGCCTGAGCATCGACCCGATCTGCAAGAACTACGCGGCCATGACCGAAAACGATGCGGCCATCTCCACTGCCGTGGCCGTTCAGAGCGCAACCCCTCCCCTGCTTGAGGTGGACAACGTCGTCTTTGCCCAGGGAGCCATCGGACTATCCGAACCGGACCTCGGCCTCCAGGGGTTCGAATTCACCGGCGCGAAGCTCTACGCCAGCCGCGCTCCCGGCTCCGCGCCCGGCCTGTCCATCGGAGAAGTGGAACTGACCGATCCTCTTGGCCGCCGCGCCGGTTTTCTCTACCGGGTCGAGTACACAACCAACGGCGACGAGATCCGGTTGACCGGCCTGCGCATGGAACCGGTTCAATGTGCCGCGCCGCGCGTCGACGTGGCCGTTGTCCGGGCCGCAGACCTGCCCAAGGGGCGGATGACGTATACCGACATGGTCCGGTTTCTGGCCGCCAATGCACTCACCCTGTCCGAGCTGACCGCCGCAGGCTCCGGCCAATACGCCATCATCGCCCTGGGACGCGACAGGGTCGGTCCCGAAGCGACCATGACCATCGCTGTCTCGGCCACGGCGACGGGCGCGGAAGGCCACGATGCGGGGTGCGGTTCCTCGGTACTGGAAGGAGGCTGGCCTGTGGCCGTGCTGGTGGGGACGCTGTCCCCGGCGAGCAATGACAAGCTCTACGCCAAGGTCTCGTTCAAGAGCAAACCCGGCTTTGCCATGACCAAAAAAATCGGTGTTTACCAGATAGCCGCTTTCGGCAACTAGACAGCCAGAAACAAAGAAAGGGCTTCACGCCCCTTCTTTGTGGGCGGAAGGCCATCGAATACTTTCGATCGGTCTTCCGCCTTTCTATTTGTCGCCGGCAAGCGTTACGCCGCTCCGGCCGGATGGACTCAGAACTTTTCGAACTCCTCGTCTTCACTCATGTCCAGAGCGAGGCCGGGGTCTTCTCTCCGTGTCCTGACCGGCGCGGCAGGCAGGGATTTTGTTGCCGGACGCCGGGCCACAACCGTGCTGCGGCTTCTGGGACCGGAAGCAACCCTGAAGAACGTCATGGCCTCGGCCAACATCTGGGCCTGGCTGGACAGCTCCTCGCTGGTGGAGGCCATCTCTTCCGAAGCCGAGGCATTGCTCTGGACGACCTCGTCCAGTTGGTTCACGGACGAGGCGATCTCATTCACACCCTTTTCCTGCTCCACCGAGCTGGAGGCGATCTCCTGAATCAACTCGGCCGTGCGCCCGATCTGCGGGACCAGCTCGTCGAGCATCCTGCCCGCCTTGTCGGCCACGCCGATGGAGGCAGTGGACAGATCGCCGATCTCCTCGGCCGCCTTGCCGCTGCGTTCGGCCAGTTTGCGGACCTCTGCGGCAACCACCGCAAACCCTTTGCCGTGTTCACCGGCCCGGGCCGCCTCAATGGCCGCATTGAGCGCCAACAGGTTGGTCTGACGAGCGATCTCCTGGATGATGGTAATCCGCTCGGCAATGGATTTGAGAGCATCCATGGCCTCACCCACTGCCTTGCCACTTTCCTTGGCCCCGTCAGCGGCCTTGGTGGCGATGGCTTCGGTCTCCTTGGCGGACTGTGCGTTGGTCCGCACCCCGGCGCTCATCTCCTCCATGGAGGCGGAAATCTGCTCGATGGACGCGGACTGCTCCACAACGGACTGGGACAGGGACTGAGCCGATGCGGACAGCTCCTCGCTGCCTGCGGAAACACTTTCCGTGGCCGAGTTCACATCGGCCACGACCTGGTTCAGCCGATCGGCCATGCGGGTAAGCGCCTCGGCCAACTGGCCGACCTCGTCGTTCTGCTTCAGATCCACAGAAGCGGTCAGGTCGCCGGTGGATACGATCTGGGCAAAGTCCATGCCCTTGCGCAGCGGACCGATAATGCCCCTGGCGATAATCCAGGCCAGAATCACGCCCACCAGCACGGACACGACGCCAAAGATCATGACGCCCATACGGGTGCTGGCCGCCTGGGCGAGCATCTCCTGGTCGGTCATGATATTGGCGGCAATGAGGTCCGTACTCTTGTTCAGCAGTTCCTGAACCTTGTTCAGGGCGGGAACCGTGACGTCGGCGTAGATGGCCTTGGCCTGGTCGTACCCCTTGATACGGGCGTCGTTCAGTTTGAGCACCCCGTCGATGGCCGCCAGGGTCTCCTCGCCAAGAGGCGCGGTGATGTCCCGATACCACTCCTGGGCCTTGGCCCGGTTGCCCGATTCCAGTTCGGTGTCGATCTCGGCGGCGGATTCATGCA is a genomic window of uncultured Pseudodesulfovibrio sp. containing:
- a CDS encoding LuxR C-terminal-related transcriptional regulator, whose protein sequence is MLPYKDKLDAHGVLAIGGFGLLVGWVVSVLYEGPLLYALAESKAVDGRALNAANLLMLAAGLLGAIPIRVSSPGNCRRLLAGGAAACLTGTLLLPIMPGRFLYAHLPLLALVAGASMTGWGHLLKAAVPRSGRSLIAPVAMTLACAVLTSTHALTALAAPRAGFALAVATLTAYALLLLRLKVPDKTSCPPKLDSPGYVIRHFLVLYLSIFLITLNAGFMFQAVYPLFARHLVLSSLYTNVPYVAAVLVCASLPGFKRLQTLYGGLALWGFSLILLTNLDRSATSFLLVITGMLFAAGLFDYFWWSIFTTDLDSMNNPATLTGSILAASILGSLAGGQLTNLLAENGMAPFELAQWGLGAILVNMVLIGAVNKRLGPILINQQFLEEDQGPTAEEQRLEMVREKLSPREMDVFLLLREGCANKDVCETLHISINTVKTHNRKIFAKLGLRDRADLQHQFPPARLPN
- a CDS encoding methyl-accepting chemotaxis protein; this encodes MGWKDCKLCLKFGIGFGSVLLLLLVLGGWALFGISGIVGDAKEVITGNKLRGNFTQKVVDHLKWSEKVNELLTSSKVNELNVQTDPHKCAFGKWFYSDARTEAEKLVPALKPLMAEIENYHNTLHVSAVEIGEKYAPADVELGSFLRDKKLDHLSWMGKIKDALINPTSTSTGVQTDPHKCHFGQWLYSDETAQRMKSDPEFGALVQKIFEPHRSLHESAAEIDTELESGNRAKAQEWYRDITAPLGEETLAAIDGVLKLNDARIKGYDQAKAIYADVTVPALNKVQELLNKSTDLIAANIMTDQEMLAQAASTRMGVMIFGVVSVLVGVILAWIIARGIIGPLRKGMDFAQIVSTGDLTASVDLKQNDEVGQLAEALTRMADRLNQVVADVNSATESVSAGSEELSASAQSLSQSVVEQSASIEQISASMEEMSAGVRTNAQSAKETEAIATKAADGAKESGKAVGEAMDALKSIAERITIIQEIARQTNLLALNAAIEAARAGEHGKGFAVVAAEVRKLAERSGKAAEEIGDLSTASIGVADKAGRMLDELVPQIGRTAELIQEIASSSVEQEKGVNEIASSVNQLDEVVQSNASASEEMASTSEELSSQAQMLAEAMTFFRVASGPRSRSTVVARRPATKSLPAAPVRTRREDPGLALDMSEDEEFEKF